A stretch of the Conger conger chromosome 3, fConCon1.1, whole genome shotgun sequence genome encodes the following:
- the LOC133124982 gene encoding transmembrane protein 47-like: MSVNETYVFRPFKLISLLCVFLALGLDVVALLSPAWVTADRYSLSLWESCRKVGAVLQCTSTLRTDWQVATLVLLLAGAVVTLVAFLIALISMCSGTHRKHYRTVAIFLLTAVVLQACALVLYPIKFIDGTVLQTYHEFNWGYGLGWGATIFMLGGGILFCLRTDMHEDGLY, from the exons ATGTCTGTAAACGAAACATACGTATTCCGACCTTTTAAACTGATCTCCTTACTTTGTGTGTTTCTTGCCCTGGGTTTGGATGTTGTGGCATTGCTGAGCCCCGCTTGGGTTACTGCGGATCGCTACTCTCTGTCGCTATGGGAATCTTGCAGGAAAGTCGGAGCTGTCTTGCAGTGCACTTCGACTCTAAGGACTG ATTGGCAGGTGGCCACCCTGGTGCTCCTGTTGGCTGGAGCAGTGGTGACTCTGGTGGCCTTCCTCATCGCCCTCATCTCCATGTGCAGCGGGACTCACCGCAAGCACTACCGAACCGTGGCCATTTTCCTCCTCACCGCAG TGGTCCTTCAGGCTTGCGCGCTGGTCCTGTACCCCATCAAGTTCATTGACGGCACGGTCCTGCAGACCTACCACGAGTTCAACTGGGGCTACGGTCTGGGCTGGGGGGCCACCATCTTCATGCTGGGGGGAGGAATCCTCTTCTGTCTCCGGACAGACATGCACGAGGACGGCTTGTACTGA